The Streptomyces sp. NBC_01264 genome includes the window GGCTACCCGGCGGTCCTCGTCCGGGTTGTACACGGACATCTGCTGCTCCGTCATGACCTGCACGATCCGCGCCCATTCGAGCCTCTGGCACGAGGCGATGTCCAGCGCGGTCGGCTTGCGCGGCTCCTGGGGGCCGGCGAGTGCGCGTTCCTCGCGGTCACAGGCGGCCTGCCACTGGTCCTTCACCTCGCCCAGGACGAGTCCATGGGCCTGTCTGACCACAGAAATCCGCGCCAATTCATCCGGATGGTATTCGTAGACAGGCATCCGCGAAACCTCACTCGATGTACCTGGAAGGTGTGGTGCTATTTCTCCAATGGTACATGCTGCATCATGCTATAGTCGGCGTCCGAGCACATGACTGACGAGCAGCGGGAAGCGAAGGAGGACGCTAGTGGTCGAGAATCCTTGGACGCCCGCCCACCAGGCGGTCGAGTCCAGTGACTATGCCGAGCTGACCCGCCTCCTCGACGAAGGCGCGGACGTCAACGAGGTGTGCTGGGGGATGACCCTGCTGGAGCACGCCATTGACCTGGAGGGGGACTCGGCACTCCAGTCAGGGACTCCCATCGACAGCCGCCTCACGGCGATACTGCTGGCCTACGGCGCCGACCCGATACCGCAACCCCCAGGGCGGATGAGCGCGGTGGACCTGGCCGACTCTTACGGTCACGACATCGCCTACCGCCTGATAGACC containing:
- a CDS encoding ankyrin repeat domain-containing protein; translated protein: MVENPWTPAHQAVESSDYAELTRLLDEGADVNEVCWGMTLLEHAIDLEGDSALQSGTPIDSRLTAILLAYGADPIPQPPGRMSAVDLADSYGHDIAYRLIDRITSATASRPRSGLWSWRRSRKD